One window of the Triticum dicoccoides isolate Atlit2015 ecotype Zavitan chromosome 3B, WEW_v2.0, whole genome shotgun sequence genome contains the following:
- the LOC119276505 gene encoding putative receptor protein kinase ZmPK1: MMARFANLALLSLISHLLLRSCASAAAPSVQHTLGTGSSLSVEDHERPFLVSPDATFSCGFLQAGDNAFYFSVWFTAAKNRTAVWTANPGAPVNGRVSSISFSPEGQLALADANGTTVWNSKTGGKRHLTVSLRDTGNLLIADPSTGRAVWQSFDWPTDTLLPSQTLSKDKKLVAGYYALYYDNDNVLRLLYDGPEIASIYWPNPDHNVFDNGRTNYNSSRMGVLDDTGVFVSSDNLRVEASDLGAAGVKRRLTIEQDGNVRIYSLNAAGGWTVTWAALKQPCSVHGLCGKNALCEYQPSLRCSCAPGYEMVDRHDWRKGCKPTFSLPTGTTNCSEAPASERFTFVQVAATDFYGYDLGFNQSVTFEYCKSMCLKMCSCAAFAYRLDGRGNCFPKGVLFNGYTSPAFPGNIYLKVRSDLNLNATAPQLSVQATGLACNRNGSRTAIVPRYADTYGTPTSGTKWSYFFGFAAVLGFLELLFVATAWWFLSSQESMPSSLQAGYGLVMATQFRRFTYRELKNATGDFNEELGRGGSGVVYRGVLDKTTVVAVKKLTNVVQGEEEFWAEMTVFGRINHINLVRIWGFCSEGKHKLLVYEYVENESLDRHLFGKDIGKSLAWSERFKIALGTARGLAYLHHECLEWVIHCDVKPENILLTRDLDAKIADFGLAKLSGRNTIGNGKVADTGVQLSHMRGTAGYMAPEWALGLPVDAKVDVYSYGIVILEIVIGSRISAQTTTDGGERLEMWQIAQALKQVVASGDIMSLVDSRLNGQFNPRQAMEMVKISLSCMEERSNRPTMDDISKALTACDDEDEHPAYLS; the protein is encoded by the coding sequence ATGATGGCGAGATTCGCCAATCTGGCGCTCCTTTCCCTGATCTCTCATCTACTGCTGCGCTCCTGTGCGTCCGCTGCGGCACCATCGGTACAGCACACGCTGGGCACCGGGTCATCCCTGTCGGTGGAAGACCACGAGCGGCCGTTCCTGGTGTCACCGGACGCCACCTTCTCCTGCGGTTTCCTCCAGGCCGGCGACAACGCCTTCTACTTCTCCGTCTGGTTCACCGCCGCCAAGAACCGGACCGCCGTCTGGACGGCCAATCCTGGCGCCCCGGTGAACGGCCGGGTTTCCAGCATATCCTTCAGCCCCGAAGGCCagctggcgctcgccgacgccaaCGGGACAACTGTGTGGAACAGCAAGACCGGCGGCAAGAGGCACCTCACCGTCTCCCTCCGCGACACCGGGAATCTTCTCATCGCCGACCCGTCCACCGGCCGCGCCGTCTGGCAGAGCTTCGACTGGCCGACGGACACCCTGCTCCCGTCGCAGACGCTGTCCAAGGACAAGAAGCTCGTCGCCGGCTACTACGCCCTCTACTACGACAACGACAACGTGCTGCGCCTCCTGTACGACGGCCCCGAGATCGCCAGCATCTACTGGCCGAACCCGGACCATAACGTGTTCGACAACGGCCGGACAAACTACAACAGCTCACGGATGGGCGTCCTCGACGACACCGGCGTATTCGTCTCCAGCGACAACCTGCGAGTCGAGGCCTCCGACCTGGGCGCCGCCGGCGTCAAGAGACGGCTAACTATCGAGCAAGACGGAAACGTGAGGATCTACAGCCTGAACGCGGCCGGAGGATGGACGGTCACGTGGGCGGCGCTAAAGCAGCCGTGCTCCGTCCACGGGCTGTGCGGCAAGAACGCCCTCTGCGAGTACCAACCGTCCCTCCGATGCTCGTGCGCGCCGGGGTACGAGATGGTCGACCGCCACGACTGGAGAAAGGGCTGCAAGCCTACGTTCAGCCTCCCCACCGGCACCACCAACTGTAGTGAAGCTCCGGCGTCGGAGCGGTTCACGTTCGTCCAGGTGGCAGCAACCGACTTCTACGGCTACGACCTCGGGTTCAACCAGTCCGTCACCTTCGAATACTGCAAGAGCATGTGCTTGAAGATGTGCTCCTGCGCCGCCTTCGCCTACAGGTTGGATGGCCGGGGCAATTGCTTCCCGAAAGGCGTCCTGTTCAACGGCTACACGTCGCCGGCGTTCCCTGGAAACATATATCTCAAGGTGCGTAGCGATCTCAACCTCAACGCCACGGCGCCGCAGCTGTCGGTACAGGCCACGGGCCTCGCCTGCAATCGTAACGGTTCTCGTACCGCCATCGTCCCACGATACGCGGACACGTACGGGACACCTACCAGCGGCACAAAATGGTCCTACTTTTTTGGGTTCGCCGCGGTGCTGGGATTTCTCGAGCTTCTCTTCGTCGCCACGGCGTGGTGGTTCCTGTCCAGCCAGGAGAGCATGCCCAGCTCGCTGCAGGCAGGCTACGGGCTGGTCATGGCGACCCAGTTCAGGAGGTTCACCTACCGGGAGCTCAAGAACGCCACTGGGGACTTCAAcgaggagctcggccgcggcggcTCCGGCGTGGTGTACCGCGGTGTGCTTGATAAGACCACCGTGGTGGCGGTGAAGAAGCTGACAAACGTGGTGCAGGGCGAGGAGGAGTTCTGGGCAGAGATGACGGTGTTCGGGAGGATCAACCACATCAATCTGGTGAGGATCTGGGGGTTCTGCTCCGAGGGCAAGCACAAGCTGCTGGTGTACGAGTACGTGGAAAATGAGTCACTGGACAGGCACCTGTTCGGCAAGGACATCGGCAAGTCACTGGCGTGGAGCGAGCGATTCAAGATCGCGCTTGGCACGGCCAGGGGCCTAGCCTACCTTCACCATGAGTGCCTCGAGTGGGTCATCCACTGCGACGTCAAGCCGGAGAATATCCTTCTAACACGCGACCTCGACGCAAAGATCGCCGACTTCGGGCTGGCCAAGCTGTCCGGGAGAAACACCATTGGCAATGGCAAGGTCGCCGACACCGGCGTGCAGCTCTCCCACATGAGGGGGACGGCGGGGTACATGGCACCGGAGTGGGCGTTGGGCCTGCCGGTCGACGCCAAGGTCGATGTGTACAGTTACGGCATCGTGATTCTAGAGATCGTGATTGGGAGCAGGATATCTGCCCAGACGACCACGGACGGCGGGGAGCGGCTGGAGATGTGGCAGATCGCGCAAGCGCTGAAGCAGGTGGTGGCAAGTGGAGACATCATGTCATTAGTGGATAGCAGGCTGAACGGGCAGTTCAACCCTCGGCAGGCCATGGAAATGGTGAAGATCTCCTTATCTTGCATGGAGGAGAGGAGCAACAGGCCGACCATGGATGACATCTCTAAAGCTCTTACAGCGTGCGATGACGAGGACGAGCACCCTGCGTACTTGTCGTAA